GGTGCGCAGCAGCAGCCAGGCGCCCGGAAGCAGTTCACCGTGCTCGGCCTCCCACGCCTCGACGTCGGCGACCTCGAGCAGGTAGTCCGGATCGTCGACGACCTTTGCCGTGAGCTCGAGGACCGCGGCCGGGCCGATCAGCCGCTGCACCGGGATCTGCGAGACATCGTCACCGTCACGACCGCTGATCCAGTGAATCGGCGCGTCGAGGTGAGTGCCGATGTGCTCGCCGGTGTGGATGTTGTTGTGCCGCCAGTACGGACCGGGTTCGTTATAGGCGCTGACCTCTTCGAGGCTGAAGTCGATCAGGTTCGCGAACGGGGCCGGCAACCGCAGGGCCGGGGTGGAACTCGACAACGGGGTGGTCAGGTCGATCACCCGGAGGGATCCGTCGGCGAGGCCGGTGAGGAAACCGGACAGGGCGGTGGCGTTCACTTGCGTGCGCCCCGCCAGTTCATGCCCCAACCATAGGCCTCGTCGACCTTGTCCTGGGCACCGCGGATGTAGCGGACCTCGCGGTTGATCACGAGTTCGCCACCGCGGTTCTCGAGCAGCGCGATGGCGCACGAGATGGCCGACTGGTCGGCCTCGTCGAGGCGGACCTCGATCTGCGGGCCGCTGACCGGCGACAACGTGACGACGCCGTTGGCGCTGGCCCAGTTCGGCGTGCCC
The sequence above is drawn from the Gordonia rubripertincta genome and encodes:
- a CDS encoding cyclase family protein; the protein is MNATALSGFLTGLADGSLRVIDLTTPLSSSTPALRLPAPFANLIDFSLEEVSAYNEPGPYWRHNNIHTGEHIGTHLDAPIHWISGRDGDDVSQIPVQRLIGPAAVLELTAKVVDDPDYLLEVADVEAWEAEHGELLPGAWLLLRTGWESRGGSEAEFLNADETGSHTPGVSVECAEWLATQRQITGLGVETVGVDAGLAGGFDPAFPVHYHFLGNDKYGLTSLRNLGSLPATGAVIVVSPLPIVGGTGSPSRVLAIVES